Proteins encoded in a region of the Teredinibacter purpureus genome:
- a CDS encoding IS3 family transposase (programmed frameshift), translated as MSQKRTYKQYPKEFKEEAVALVREQGYSVPEAAKSLGIATNILYKWKEKVESSEAGEVLAEDERVELKRLRKENKELRMEKEIFKKGQCLLCERNEVKYDFIQTESPRFPVVMLCRVMGVGKTSYYDWLKRPGTVITSDTLHLHRRMKWLFEQSRNSLGSREMMKKLREEGFQIGRYRVRNLMRKLGLRVTQRTAYKVTTKRKTSDAVADNLLNQNFNPVGPDQIWAGDVTYLKTGEGWMYLAIIMDLYSRRIVGWYIDKRMTTNLVSKALIKAYNLRQPPKGLVFHSDRGSQYTRKRYRKLLAAYDMRASMGDVGACWDNAVVERFFGSLKHDWIFKIAQPTRAHMKTDVGKYMRYYNVHRLHSANEDLSPIKYEESKYVLQNGRVGSARTEQVRHFDSAANK; from the exons ATGAGTCAGAAGCGTACTTACAAGCAGTACCCGAAAGAGTTTAAGGAAGAGGCCGTTGCGCTTGTTCGAGAACAAGGCTATTCCGTTCCTGAGGCCGCTAAATCGTTGGGTATCGCAACCAACATACTCTACAAATGGAAAGAAAAGGTGGAGTCTAGTGAGGCAGGTGAAGTGCTGGCCGAGGATGAGAGAGTCGAGCTTAAGCGCTTGCGCAAGGAAAACAAAGAGCTGCGCATGGAGAAAGAGATTT TTAAAAAAGGCCAGTGCCTTCTTTGCGAAAGAAATGAAGTAAAGTACGATTTCATTCAGACTGAATCACCTCGCTTTCCTGTAGTTATGTTGTGTCGCGTGATGGGCGTTGGGAAAACGTCCTATTACGATTGGCTTAAGCGCCCAGGCACAGTGATAACAAGCGATACCTTGCACCTACACCGTAGGATGAAGTGGCTTTTCGAGCAGAGTCGCAATAGCCTGGGTAGTCGCGAGATGATGAAGAAATTACGCGAAGAAGGCTTTCAGATTGGTCGTTATCGGGTTCGTAACTTGATGCGCAAGCTTGGCTTAAGGGTCACTCAGCGAACCGCCTATAAAGTGACAACCAAACGCAAAACCTCGGATGCCGTAGCCGACAACTTGCTGAATCAGAATTTTAACCCAGTGGGGCCGGATCAAATTTGGGCGGGCGATGTCACTTACCTGAAGACCGGCGAAGGTTGGATGTATTTGGCGATTATTATGGATTTGTACTCGCGTCGAATTGTTGGTTGGTACATTGATAAGCGCATGACAACTAATTTAGTGAGCAAGGCCCTGATAAAGGCCTACAACCTAAGACAGCCGCCTAAAGGCTTAGTTTTTCATAGCGATAGAGGCTCACAATATACCCGTAAGCGCTATCGAAAACTTCTAGCGGCTTACGATATGCGGGCGAGTATGGGAGACGTTGGTGCCTGTTGGGATAATGCGGTTGTTGAACGCTTCTTCGGAAGCCTTAAACACGATTGGATATTTAAGATTGCGCAGCCGACAAGAGCGCACATGAAGACTGACGTGGGCAAATATATGCGCTACTACAATGTACATCGTTTGCATTCGGCGAATGAAGATTTATCGCCAATAAAATACGAAGAATCCAAGTATGTGCTGCAAAATGGAAGAGTCGGTTCTGCTCGAACAGAGCAGGTTCGACACTTCGATTCTGCAGCCAACAAGTGA
- a CDS encoding ATP-dependent DNA helicase, producing the protein MLKEEQDIINFTVQGYSTQDKLNADYHIPIVKDYRGNKEFELSDEQKNAVTDILQSRHRVTAVQGKAGVGKTTMMASLIQGIQNGGGNALVLAPTADAAYDTLRDDGEVHQCTAMQEAQTLARFFKDEKLWDANRGSTLIVDEAGLMGVGDMHSLFAIANQYDNRIVLVGDTGQHNSVMRGDAFRILQEEAGLETLTLENIRRQKGKYKFAVDAISKGDLTGGFDRLDKLESITEENDDEARYRTLAEKYADYVDRQETTLTVAPTHAEGKRVTEEIRRSLKERGHVKDNDHQVTRYKNQQFTEAELGSRHSYKVGKMIRYQQNAKGNIKRGSQSTVSKVDKNNVWVKDENGEEKVLDRSQAKHFNVYERQQLDLAAGDKIRITEGGKSKNGKRLINGSIYQVKNIQKNGDIELDNGMVLDTEQGNIAHGYVTTSHASQGKTVKHVLIAQSTAYGGAASAEQFYVSVSRGKKSVEIFTDDKAELREQIQRSHQRQSAIGLLKNQPDTDKANKEHSEFIASRTAMVKQGLLQPDFMPVPPPSNDRWQDRVRQNQGRGLARE; encoded by the coding sequence GTGTTGAAAGAAGAACAGGACATTATCAATTTTACGGTACAGGGCTACAGCACGCAGGATAAATTGAACGCGGATTACCACATTCCTATTGTTAAAGACTACCGAGGAAACAAGGAATTTGAGTTAAGTGATGAGCAGAAAAATGCTGTAACGGACATTCTGCAAAGTCGTCATAGAGTGACGGCGGTACAGGGAAAGGCTGGCGTTGGTAAAACCACGATGATGGCAAGTCTAATACAAGGCATACAAAATGGAGGCGGTAACGCGCTTGTGTTAGCCCCGACAGCGGATGCAGCCTATGACACGCTACGCGATGATGGCGAAGTTCACCAATGCACTGCAATGCAAGAAGCACAAACATTAGCGCGGTTTTTCAAAGATGAAAAACTCTGGGACGCAAACAGAGGAAGCACGCTGATCGTTGATGAAGCAGGCCTAATGGGTGTGGGTGATATGCATAGCTTATTTGCTATCGCCAACCAGTATGACAACCGCATAGTGTTGGTCGGTGATACTGGACAACACAATAGCGTGATGCGCGGCGATGCGTTCCGTATCTTGCAGGAAGAAGCAGGACTTGAAACCCTCACTCTTGAAAATATTCGGCGGCAAAAAGGTAAATATAAATTTGCCGTTGATGCCATTTCAAAGGGCGATTTAACAGGCGGATTTGATCGCCTCGACAAACTCGAATCGATTACCGAAGAAAACGATGACGAAGCCCGTTATAGAACCCTTGCCGAGAAATATGCTGACTATGTTGATAGGCAGGAAACGACCTTAACGGTTGCCCCTACTCACGCCGAAGGCAAGCGCGTCACCGAAGAGATTCGTCGCTCTTTAAAAGAACGTGGACACGTCAAGGACAATGACCACCAAGTAACACGATATAAAAATCAGCAATTCACCGAAGCGGAATTGGGTTCTCGCCATAGTTACAAGGTGGGGAAAATGATCCGCTACCAGCAAAATGCCAAAGGTAATATCAAGCGAGGCTCGCAATCTACCGTTTCCAAAGTGGATAAAAATAACGTCTGGGTAAAAGACGAGAACGGCGAGGAAAAGGTTCTCGATAGATCACAGGCAAAGCACTTTAATGTCTATGAAAGGCAACAACTTGATCTAGCGGCTGGCGACAAAATCCGCATCACCGAGGGCGGTAAAAGCAAGAACGGCAAGCGGCTGATTAATGGCTCGATTTATCAGGTAAAAAACATTCAGAAGAATGGTGATATTGAGCTTGATAACGGCATGGTACTAGACACAGAACAAGGCAATATCGCGCATGGCTACGTTACCACTTCCCATGCCTCTCAAGGTAAAACCGTCAAGCATGTCTTGATCGCGCAAAGCACCGCTTATGGCGGTGCTGCCAGCGCAGAGCAATTTTATGTTTCTGTTTCACGCGGTAAAAAATCGGTGGAGATTTTTACCGATGATAAAGCTGAATTGCGCGAACAAATTCAGCGTAGCCATCAACGCCAAAGTGCGATTGGTCTTCTCAAAAACCAACCTGATACAGACAAGGCCAATAAGGAGCATTCAGAGTTTATTGCGTCGAGAACTGCAATGGTCAAGCAGGGATTATTGCAGCCCGACTTTATGCCAGTTCCACCACCGAGCAATGATCGATGGCAGGATCGCGTAAGGCAGAATCAAGGTAGAGGTTTAGCGCGTGAGTAA
- a CDS encoding zincin-like metallopeptidase domain-containing protein, with the protein MERIAEIEKFITQSGAVIKEDQNRASFVPSHDEINMPPKTLFFDNGQSATENYYAVLLHELTHWTGGKSRLDREQVGHSTDEKKYAFEELIAELGSAFLCSHFRIKQHGRDDHATYIKSWLQALKNDKKFIFKAASQAQKAVDFLHGLASE; encoded by the coding sequence GTGGAACGCATTGCAGAGATTGAAAAGTTTATTACTCAATCTGGAGCAGTGATAAAGGAAGATCAAAACCGCGCTTCTTTTGTGCCATCACACGATGAAATCAACATGCCCCCAAAAACCCTGTTTTTTGATAATGGGCAAAGCGCAACAGAAAACTATTACGCTGTATTACTTCACGAGCTAACCCACTGGACAGGAGGCAAGAGCCGTTTAGATCGTGAACAGGTCGGACATTCTACCGATGAAAAGAAATATGCTTTTGAAGAATTGATTGCGGAGCTAGGCAGCGCGTTTTTATGTTCTCACTTTCGCATTAAACAACATGGACGTGATGACCACGCCACCTATATTAAATCTTGGTTGCAAGCATTAAAAAACGATAAAAAGTTTATATTTAAAGCCGCCTCACAAGCACAAAAAGCCGTGGATTTTCTTCATGGACTTGCCAGCGAATAA